The Humulus lupulus chromosome 4, drHumLupu1.1, whole genome shotgun sequence genome has a window encoding:
- the LOC133831002 gene encoding uncharacterized protein LOC133831002 isoform X1: MKPNWELKNCCTNDQQVFLITVSICTVVILALWRTILLRPFKLVTVFLHEASHAIVCKLTCGKVEGIQVHADEGGTTQTRGGVYWLILPAGYLGSSFWGMLLILASTNLLTARIAAGCFLAALVVVLFVAKNWTLRGLCIGSIVFLGVIWVLQETTKVRILRYIILFIGVMNSLFSVYDIYDDLISQRVHSSDAEKFAEVCPCPCNGVGWGVIWSAYCHLEHLNPSFYFFLINFYNF, encoded by the exons ATGAAACCCAATTGGGAGCTCAAGAACTGCTGCACCAATGACCAACAGGTCTTTCTCATCACTGTCTCAATCTGCACTGTTGTTATACTTGCG CTCTGGCGGACAATATTGCTGAGACCATTCAAACTTGTTACAGTGTTTCTTCACGAGGCAAGCCATGCTATTGTCTGTAAACTGACATGCGGCAAG GTGGAAGGAATTCAGGTTCATGCAGATGAAGGTGGAACTACACAAACCCGTGGGGGTGTATACTGGTTAATCTTGCCAGCCGGAT ATCTTGGTTCATCTTTTTGGGGAATGCTCTTGATACTTGCATCCACAAATCTTCTTACTGCAAGAATAGCTGCAGGATGTTTCCTTGCTGCTTTAGTTGTGGTACTTTTTGTAGCTAAAAAT TGGACACTTCGAGGACTTTGTATTG GTTCTATAGTTTTCCTTGGTGTGATCTGGGTTCTGCAAGAAACAACCAAAGTTCGCATACTTCGCTACATCATTCTATTCATTG GTGTAATGAACAGCTTGTTTTCAGTTTATG ATATTTATGATGATCTTATTTCTCAAAGAGTTCATTCCAGTGACGCCGAAAAATTTGCTGAAGTTTGTCCTTGTCCTTGCAATGGTGTTGGATGGGGAGTAATTTGGTCAGCATACTGTCATTTGGAACATTTGAATCCAAGTTTCtacttctttttaattaatttttacaaCTTCTAG
- the LOC133831002 gene encoding uncharacterized protein LOC133831002 isoform X2, which produces MKPNWELKNCCTNDQQVFLITVSICTVVILALWRTILLRPFKLVTVFLHEASHAIVCKLTCGKVEGIQVHADEGGTTQTRGGVYWLILPAGYLGSSFWGMLLILASTNLLTARIAAGCFLAALVVVLFVAKNWTLRGLCIGSIVFLGVIWVLQETTKVRILRYIILFIGVMNSLFSVYDIYDDLISQRVHSSDAEKFAEVCPCPCNGVGWGVIWGLISFLFLCGAMYLGLVILS; this is translated from the exons ATGAAACCCAATTGGGAGCTCAAGAACTGCTGCACCAATGACCAACAGGTCTTTCTCATCACTGTCTCAATCTGCACTGTTGTTATACTTGCG CTCTGGCGGACAATATTGCTGAGACCATTCAAACTTGTTACAGTGTTTCTTCACGAGGCAAGCCATGCTATTGTCTGTAAACTGACATGCGGCAAG GTGGAAGGAATTCAGGTTCATGCAGATGAAGGTGGAACTACACAAACCCGTGGGGGTGTATACTGGTTAATCTTGCCAGCCGGAT ATCTTGGTTCATCTTTTTGGGGAATGCTCTTGATACTTGCATCCACAAATCTTCTTACTGCAAGAATAGCTGCAGGATGTTTCCTTGCTGCTTTAGTTGTGGTACTTTTTGTAGCTAAAAAT TGGACACTTCGAGGACTTTGTATTG GTTCTATAGTTTTCCTTGGTGTGATCTGGGTTCTGCAAGAAACAACCAAAGTTCGCATACTTCGCTACATCATTCTATTCATTG GTGTAATGAACAGCTTGTTTTCAGTTTATG ATATTTATGATGATCTTATTTCTCAAAGAGTTCATTCCAGTGACGCCGAAAAATTTGCTGAAGTTTGTCCTTGTCCTTGCAATGGTGTTGGATGGGGAGTAATTT GGGGGTTGATATCTTTCTTGTTTCTTTGTGGTGCCATGTACCTTGGTCTTGTGATATTGTCTTAA